From the Halarchaeum grantii genome, the window GTCGACCCGTTCGACGCGAACGAGGACGAGAAACTCAAGTACCTGCTCTATCCCGACTGGAAGGCCGAGGAGGAGTGGCTGACGTACTCGCGGAACGACCGCCTCGGTGCACTCGATGACCTCTCCGAGGCGGGATGGCGCGTCGTCAAAGACGTACTCGCAGAATCGACGCCCGTCGATGCCCTCATCCATCGGAATACACGGGATACCCTCCGGAAATACGAGCAGGTCGGGCTGCTCGACACCACCGTCCCCGACAGAAACCCCGAACAACGCCAGATCAAACTCACCGAAGAGACACGCGAGGTCTACGACCGTATCGACGACTACACGCGAAAATTCTACAAGCTCGCCCAGCAGTCCGACGAGGCCGAAACGCGCGCCATCGGCTTCGTGATGACCACCTACCGCCAGCGACTCACCAGTAGCGTCTACGCAATTTCACAGAGCCTGCAGAACCGTCTCGCAACCCTCCGCACACAACGAACCGTCCTCAAGGGGAAACAACGCGCCGCCGAGCGAGAACACGCGGACACCCAGCAAGTCATCCTCGAGACGCTCACCGAGTACGACCTGGATGATTTCGATGCCCTCGACGAACTCGAGGGGAACCTCGAGGAAGCGGATCTCGCAGACGTCATCCCGAATGTAACCGATCAGGGGATCAACCTCCTCGAACAGGAAATCGAGGAACTCGAATCCTTCGTCAACGACTTGAAGCGGATCGACAACGACCCGAAGATCGGCCAACTCATCGATGACCTCGATGAGCTCGACCGCGACGGCCACAATCGCGTCATCATCTTCACGCAGTACACAGACACGATGGACTTCATCCGCGACCGGCTCACGTCCATCCACGGGGCGACAGTCGCAACGTATTCCGGACGCGGCGGCGAGCTATATGACGCCGAGGACGAGACGTGGACGACGGTTGGTAAAGAACGAGTGAAGCGAGAGTTCTCGACGGATGACGGGCGGGTCGACATTCTCGTCTGTACGGACTCCGCGAGCGAGGGATTGAACCTCCAGGAGTGTGGCGCGCTCATCAACTACGACCTGCCGTGGAACCCGATGCGTGTCGAACAGCGAATCGGTCGTATCGACCGTATCGGCCAGCGCTTCGACGAGGTGACCATCCTCAACTATAGCTACAAGGATACCGTCGAGACAGACATCTACGACCGACTCGACGACCGGATCGGGCTCTTCGAGGACGTCGTCGGCGACATGCAGCCCATCCTCTCCGGTGTGAGCCAACAGATTCGTGACGCGACACTTAACGCCGAGCGCGGGGAGAGCCAGCGTGCTGTCGAGCAGGCAGACCAGCAGTTCAGCGAGCAAATCGAAGACCAAGAACAGGGTGACAGGGTCGACGTCAGCGAATCACTGGACTCGGTCGATAGTCTCGTCCCCCAGGACGTGATTGATGAAGCGAAACTCGACGCATGGCAGTCCTACTCACACCCAGATATCGTCGACGTCGGCGATACCGACTACGAATACGCAGCGCCGTACCGAACGCCAAGCCTGCAGGCCGTCCTCGTTGGGAACGAAACGCTCGCCGAGAGCGGGGTCACGTTCACGTCGGTAACTGACGTCGAAATCGACCTCGATGACGGAGAATCTGCTGAGGAGTTCGCCTTCGCCGAGGATACCTATCGGGTTGCACTCGGAGAATCCTCTATCGAGGCCCCGGAGACAGAGGGGGAGCAGACACTCGCGCAGGCGATCGCACCAAGTGAACGGCAGGTGGCAGTGACGTTCTCCGCAGAGTGTGCTGACGAGTTCCCGTCCGTCCAGTACCTCGCACCCGGGAATCCCCTCCTCGATGATCTCGTCACCACACTCAGACGGATGAGCGAGGAGCCGACTCGTCTCTCCCAGCAGATCCAGTCTCGGCCAGAGCAGACCGACTCTCCAGTTATCTGTGGATGGGGGCGCGACGGCAATCTTGGCCGCCTCGAGAACGATGGAACGGTAGCCGAAGATCAGGCGATGCGTATCCTCCAGTCGTGGTGTGAGACGTTCCTCGAAAACCGCGAACAAGCGGCCCACTCCACATAGCGACTCCCCCTCTCGAAGCGGGTGTTACTTTGTGGCGAGAGTGAGCCGAGATAGGTATGACCGAGCCCGATATCGAAGTTCTGGATGACAGTCAGGGGTATCCCTACTCCTCACACATCAGCGTTGAGGGAACAGAAGTCCAACATGGTGATCTCCTGCTGGTGTTTGAATCTGGGGAGAGTCGAACTGTCGACTTCTTTGAGCGCGTGTACGTGTTCACTTGGAAGGGGATCATCACTCACCTAATTGACGGTCCATTACCTGCCGAATTTCGCGAGTTCGAGGAATTCGCTGAAGACAAAGAGAGCGGACGGATCGCCGTCGTTCCCGAACGAGAGCAGGCCAGCTTCTTCAAAGACGACGAAACCATCCGGACAGTCTCCCTGTACCAGTACATCTACCAGGAGGG encodes:
- a CDS encoding helicase-related protein, whose protein sequence is MAELPEYDWQSIYESQPATTGSNLVNEFYIPALKRSVQYDRVAGYFSSSALAVAARGIHALVENDGEMRLIVGAELYETDRPVLEALTDELGEDLDELDDEQLNARLQLLAHLLRDGRLTIKVAVPRRGNWGIFHPKVGIFHDNAENAISFEGSVNETAGGWERNYERFKVHREWRDGQREYVEGDIDTFERLWTDDHPYVEVYDLPKAIEEEIIDWKAPDSDTEVETALQVARGEAPPTEKDKANIVADAPLSPGGLALAEEGSTITPWPHQRVVSDTLVNTYPNSFLLCDEVGLGKTIEAGLTLSRLGLTDELETGLLLVPASLTIQWQEELWEKFNLNAYRFDRGSGNQYVFHDAFGREHTPPSATDLDLTADKREEAWSESPIWRFLHQQQSTATSTGPTIVIMSWHTARLDDRWDQVAPRDNGVVRTRDDVPASVRGRNANDRDGVWDAVIIDEAHNARSGSKFYTLLERLREHTQAYYLLTATPMQLHAGELYDLMTLLDLPGRWDTKERFVEFFETRQALTQALRQQLDGETTTEDSWSAQATLDKHRYQDRLPTERALSDQIFDAVGAELEIGDEDQARARSKQRVLEACNLAKDYGAQYDGYLDRFDAAVREYDVDPFDANEDEKLKYLLYPDWKAEEEWLTYSRNDRLGALDDLSEAGWRVVKDVLAESTPVDALIHRNTRDTLRKYEQVGLLDTTVPDRNPEQRQIKLTEETREVYDRIDDYTRKFYKLAQQSDEAETRAIGFVMTTYRQRLTSSVYAISQSLQNRLATLRTQRTVLKGKQRAAEREHADTQQVILETLTEYDLDDFDALDELEGNLEEADLADVIPNVTDQGINLLEQEIEELESFVNDLKRIDNDPKIGQLIDDLDELDRDGHNRVIIFTQYTDTMDFIRDRLTSIHGATVATYSGRGGELYDAEDETWTTVGKERVKREFSTDDGRVDILVCTDSASEGLNLQECGALINYDLPWNPMRVEQRIGRIDRIGQRFDEVTILNYSYKDTVETDIYDRLDDRIGLFEDVVGDMQPILSGVSQQIRDATLNAERGESQRAVEQADQQFSEQIEDQEQGDRVDVSESLDSVDSLVPQDVIDEAKLDAWQSYSHPDIVDVGDTDYEYAAPYRTPSLQAVLVGNETLAESGVTFTSVTDVEIDLDDGESAEEFAFAEDTYRVALGESSIEAPETEGEQTLAQAIAPSERQVAVTFSAECADEFPSVQYLAPGNPLLDDLVTTLRRMSEEPTRLSQQIQSRPEQTDSPVICGWGRDGNLGRLENDGTVAEDQAMRILQSWCETFLENREQAAHST